A window of Rattus norvegicus strain BN/NHsdMcwi chromosome 14, GRCr8, whole genome shotgun sequence contains these coding sequences:
- the C14h4orf19 gene encoding uncharacterized protein C4orf19 homolog — translation MGCRCCKMIQSYLFDPVQVPSPGFVNEVNNCKLEEDDTVRLKGTQNSEVEVPGSTLHSGSLSKPDSSGSTTGLPCQGSLTQEDSEERPCVEKHGIVNGIRPTATLQSVRSPRPQQVDSVSWASSPWVATIDSAHPAQPFLEGEDYRKQSCMLPTLEGTQMVGHGDSRAPAEALAVADHIPYIPAPDYPQVWSPEVDNVNPEEKDCLFENHSEVEPLPGIHPRVSQQGLSMPFSLKRSWDSLNEAGTTEVLSVYFKEEDPTQPTPVADPGNEREDPHTYNGNKEGAVVDEDAEVAEALAALEAATAGEDADDAD, via the exons ATGGGGTGCAGGTGTTGTAAGATGATACAAAG CTATCTCTTTGATCCAGTTCAAGTGCCCTCCCCTGGTTTTGTCAATGAAGTAAACAACTGCAAGTTGGAGGAGGATGACACTGTCAGACTAAAAGGCACCCAGAACAGTGAGGTCGAGGTACCTGGGAGCACCCTGCATAGTGGTAGCCTGAGCAAACCAGACAGCAGTGGCAGTACAACTGGTCTACCTTGCCAAGGATCACTAACCCAGGAGGACTCAGAAGAGAGACCCTGTGTGGAGAAGCATGGTATTGTCAACGGCATCAGACCCACTGCTACTCTGCAGTCTGTCAGGAGTCCCAGACCCCAACAGGTTGACAGTGTCTCCTGGGCCAGCAGCCCCTGGGTAGCCACCATAGACAGTGCCCACCCGGCTCAACCCTTCCTTGAAGGCGAGGACTACAGGAAGCAAAGCTGCATGCTGCCCACCTTGGAAGGGACCCAGATGGTGGGACATGGAGACTCCAGAGCCCCTGCTGAAGCCTTGGCAGTGGCAGATCATATCCCATACATACCAGCCCCAGATTACCCCCAGGTCTGGAGCCCTGAGGTAGACAATGTAAACCCTGAAGAAAAGGATTGTCTTTTTGAAAACCACTCTGAAGTGGAGCCTCTGCCAGGCATTCACCCCAGGGTGAGCCAGCAGGGTTTGAGCATGCCCTTCTCTCTGAAGAGAAGCTGGGACTCACTGAATGAGGCAGGGACAACAGAAGTTCTGAGTGTCTACTTTAAAGAGGAGGATCCCACTCAGCCTACACCAGTGGCTGATCCTGGGAATGAGCGGGAAGACCCCCACACCTACAACGGGAACAAGGAGGGTGCTGTGGTGGATGAGGACGCTGAGGTGGCAGAAGCCCTGGCAGCATTAGAAGCTGCTACTGCAGGAGAAGATGCAGATGATGCCGATTAG